The Rhipicephalus sanguineus isolate Rsan-2018 chromosome 7, BIME_Rsan_1.4, whole genome shotgun sequence genome includes a window with the following:
- the LOC125759159 gene encoding uncharacterized protein LOC125759159, whose protein sequence is MGRPARLHQETHPDWAPTLLLGYTRKSEGIARYERAARRRTKRPTPEVDAGTTAPSRNSGFAATSPENCCDDGDNGTHSEDSPPLLQAECEIQAAENESGVAVQAEMSMADVAALELQCTMLNDNLYALREYIDKLEWTEAAFRESKPKVMYYTGMASFDILYGIFSVVECYVPHGANNVLSKFQEFILFLMKLKLNLHNTDLGFRFGVSEATASRIFDKWLYVTYCRLKPYISWPDRVLLQKTMPQAFFDSFGANVATVIDCLEIKIERPSSYEARSETWSQYKTRSNTAKFLIGIAPQGAVTFISEGWGGRCSDKHITEHSSMLDNLRPGDVVLADRGFNISESVGFYCARLHVPAYTKGKKQLSAEEIMSTRKLANVRIHVERVIELIRNKFTIMKGTLPIEYVARREGDDTAPLDRIVTVCCALSNLCPSIVAELKEANHEVASPASEPH, encoded by the exons ATGG GTAGACCGGCCAGGCTCCACCAAGAAACGCACCCGGACTGGGCGCCAACGCTTTTGCTCGGATACACAAGAAAAAGTGAAGGCATTGCCCGCTACGAGCGTGCTGCAAGGCGACGGACAAAGCGACCTACTCCCGAGGTCGACGCGGGGACCACTGCACCGTCAAGAAATTCTGGATTCGCCGCAACGTCGCCTGAAAATTGCTGCGACGACGGTGACAACGGCACACACTCGGAAGACAGCCCGCCACTGCTGCAAGCTGAATGTGAAATCCAGGCTGCCGAAAATGAATCAG GAGTTGCTGTACAGGCAGAAATGTCCATGGCAGACGTTGCAGCATTGGAGCTACAGTGCACTATGCTAAATGACAACCTGTACGCCCTGCGTGAATACATTGACAAGTTGGAGTGGACGGAAGCTGCATTCAGAGAGAGTAAGCCCAAGGTCATGTACTACACAGGGATGGCAAGCTTTGATATTCTGTATGGCATATTTAGTGTTGTGGAGTGCTATGTTCCACACGGTGCAAACAACGTTCTATCAAAGTTTCAAGAGTTCATTCTCTTCCTAATGAAGTTGAAACTGAATTTGCACAACACTGATCTCGGCTTCAGATTTGGAGTTTCAGAAGCGACAGCGTCGCGCATTTTTGATAAGTGGTTGTATGTTACATATTGTCGGCTGAAGCCATACATTTCGTGGCCAGACAGAGTTTTGCTGCAGAAGACAATGCCACAGGCTTTCTTCGACTCCTTTGGAGCAAATGTTGCCACAGTGATTGATTGTTTAGAAATAAAAATAGAGCGACCATCGTCATACGAGGCAAGAAGTGAGACATGGTCGCAGTAcaaaaccagg AGCAATACTGCTAagtttctcattggcattgctcCTCAAGGTGCCGTCACCTTTATTTCAGAGGGTTGGGGAGGGCGCTGCAGTGACAAGCACATAACAGAACATTCCAGCATGCTTGACAACTTACGTCCTGGTGATGTTGTGCTTGCCGACAGAGGTTTCAATATCTCGGAGAGTGTTGGCTTCTACTGCGCGCGCTTGCATGTTCCAGCCTATACCAAAGGCAAGAAACAACTGTCGGCAGAAGAAATCATGAGCACTAGGAAACTTGCAAACGTGCGCATTCATGTCGAGCGAGTTATTGAACTTATAAGGAATAAGTTTACAATCATGAAAGGCACTCTTCCCATTGAATATGTTGCCCGCCGAGAAGGTGATGATACAGCACCACTCGATAGAATCGTCACTGTATGCTGTGCTTTGTCTAACCTGTGCCCGTCAATTGTAGCAGAGTTAAAGGAAGCCAATCATGAAGTGGCTTCACCTGCCTCAGAGCCTCATTAA